One Halolamina litorea genomic window carries:
- a CDS encoding archease, with protein sequence MGSFELREHTADVAVAATGNTLGEVFAAVADGLTSAMCEEWPAPDDPAGGARHELRVESEGPEAALYDYLDQLIYERDVAAVLPVDNAATVDGDGGAWVVDASYRGVALSAVVAREVKAVTYSEMRLESVDGGWEAYVVFDV encoded by the coding sequence ATGGGCTCGTTCGAACTCCGCGAGCACACCGCCGACGTGGCGGTGGCCGCGACCGGCAACACGCTGGGCGAGGTGTTCGCGGCCGTCGCCGACGGGCTCACGTCGGCGATGTGCGAGGAGTGGCCCGCCCCCGACGACCCGGCCGGTGGCGCGCGCCACGAACTCCGGGTCGAGAGCGAGGGCCCGGAGGCGGCGCTGTACGACTACCTGGACCAACTCATCTACGAACGGGACGTGGCGGCGGTGCTTCCCGTGGACAACGCTGCGACCGTCGACGGGGACGGCGGCGCGTGGGTCGTCGACGCCAGCTACCGGGGCGTGGCGCTCTCGGCGGTCGTCGCCCGCGAGGTGAAGGCCGTCACCTACTCCGAGATGCGGTTGGAGTCAGTCGACGGCGGGTGGGAGGCGTACGTCGTGTTCGACGTGTAA
- a CDS encoding DUF502 domain-containing protein: MDESDLRMDQRVRKSTRETLRESFITGLAVVVPMLVTVIVLAVAFQYVYDYLSLFAQGIVAADEEIMLPVIGDIPVGVFVIQLVTPVILLVIIMVVGIFTNTTKWGERAVDYFDYFISQIPAVGGVYDSFRQMSDVMLESDTQSFRDVKLVEFPHEGAYTLGFVTTETPSSLSDPAGHAEMLTLFLPLAPNPVMGGHLVHMPADRVMDVEMTVEEGIRAIVTSGVAVAGSDGATSNGMSEEQLRDLAGVEHADQQFDPEKESPSVRRSDPVSTERPDTYDESVEPARATTPDDIARRERPEAEGPAADADTPAERAHGVDTDDASVTPAEEAGRYANEADSTEQRPAEMADRAAENRESTEERPAEMADRAAKNRESTEERPAEMADREERNRESTEARPAALADREETDRDDTEQRPAEEANDDRGGRN, from the coding sequence ATGGACGAGTCGGACCTGCGGATGGACCAGCGCGTCAGGAAGTCGACCCGCGAGACGCTCCGGGAGTCGTTCATCACCGGCCTCGCGGTCGTCGTGCCGATGCTGGTCACCGTCATCGTACTGGCGGTCGCGTTCCAGTACGTCTACGACTACCTCTCGCTGTTCGCCCAGGGGATCGTCGCCGCCGACGAGGAGATCATGCTCCCGGTCATCGGCGACATCCCGGTCGGCGTGTTTGTCATCCAACTGGTGACGCCGGTGATCCTGCTCGTCATCATCATGGTGGTCGGCATCTTCACCAACACCACCAAGTGGGGCGAGCGTGCGGTCGACTACTTCGACTACTTCATCTCCCAGATCCCCGCCGTCGGCGGCGTCTACGACTCCTTCCGGCAGATGAGCGACGTGATGCTGGAGTCCGATACCCAGAGTTTCCGTGACGTGAAGCTCGTTGAGTTCCCCCACGAGGGCGCGTACACGCTCGGCTTCGTCACCACCGAGACGCCGTCGTCGCTGTCCGACCCGGCGGGCCACGCCGAGATGCTGACGCTGTTCCTCCCGCTCGCGCCCAACCCGGTCATGGGTGGGCACTTGGTCCACATGCCCGCCGACCGCGTGATGGACGTGGAGATGACCGTGGAGGAGGGGATCCGCGCTATCGTCACCAGCGGCGTCGCGGTCGCAGGGAGCGACGGGGCCACGAGCAACGGGATGTCCGAGGAACAGCTCCGCGACCTCGCGGGCGTCGAACACGCCGACCAGCAGTTCGACCCCGAGAAGGAGTCGCCATCGGTCCGCCGGTCCGACCCCGTCAGCACCGAGCGCCCCGACACGTACGACGAGTCCGTCGAGCCGGCACGGGCGACGACGCCCGACGACATTGCCCGACGGGAACGCCCGGAAGCTGAGGGCCCCGCCGCAGACGCCGACACGCCCGCGGAACGGGCCCACGGCGTGGACACCGACGACGCGAGCGTCACGCCGGCCGAGGAAGCCGGGCGCTACGCCAACGAGGCCGACTCGACCGAGCAACGGCCCGCCGAGATGGCTGACCGAGCGGCCGAGAACCGCGAGTCGACGGAGGAGCGGCCGGCGGAGATGGCCGACAGGGCGGCGAAGAACCGCGAGTCGACGGAGGAGCGGCCGGCGGAGATGGCCGACCGCGAGGAGCGAAACCGCGAGTCGACGGAGGCGCGACCGGCGGCGTTGGCCGACCGCGAGGAGACCGACCGGGACGACACCGAACAGCGCCCCGCGGAGGAGGCCAACGACGACCGCGGTGGGCGGAACTGA
- a CDS encoding universal stress protein — translation MYGRVLVPTDGSDHSRAAAEHAMDLAAQFDASVDALFVVEQAGPSGHWDFEVEKQEAVGERALDGVAELGAERGVPVERHLRRGVPAEEIVDAADDYGVDLIVMGTQGRTGFARIASAGSTTERVVRLTGVPTTVVGGAGVGEE, via the coding sequence ATGTACGGACGGGTTCTCGTCCCGACGGACGGCAGCGACCACAGCCGAGCGGCCGCCGAACACGCGATGGACCTCGCCGCCCAGTTCGATGCGAGCGTCGACGCGCTGTTCGTCGTGGAACAGGCCGGCCCCAGCGGCCACTGGGACTTCGAGGTGGAGAAGCAGGAGGCGGTCGGCGAGCGAGCCCTCGACGGCGTCGCCGAACTCGGCGCGGAGCGCGGTGTCCCCGTCGAGCGTCACCTCCGGCGGGGCGTGCCGGCCGAGGAAATCGTCGACGCCGCGGACGACTACGGCGTCGACCTGATCGTCATGGGGACCCAGGGCCGCACCGGGTTCGCCCGTATCGCCAGCGCCGGCAGCACGACCGAGCGCGTCGTTCGGCTGACCGGGGTCCCGACGACGGTCGTCGGCGGGGCCGGTGTCGGCGAGGAGTAA
- a CDS encoding nitroreductase family protein, which translates to MEFDDAVLTRRSVHEYSDEPVDDDTIEAVFEQVRYSPSSFNLQPWEFLVLTEDGNRERLQEVAYGQEHVTDAPVAIAVLANTDPSTHGEAVAEDQLRKGYLPTEEAKENLLETFEGMAERDEETNRTWATNSTALAAMTLMHAARAQGLSTCPIGGFDPDALHDAFDIDEQYEPVMLVTMGHAAPNAEDTNSPRKFRRTVDDIVHREEFEPTAAELDDEPVTESYATQ; encoded by the coding sequence ATGGAGTTCGACGACGCCGTTCTCACCCGCCGCAGCGTCCACGAGTACAGCGACGAACCGGTCGACGACGACACCATCGAGGCCGTCTTCGAGCAGGTTCGCTACAGCCCGTCCAGTTTCAACCTCCAGCCGTGGGAGTTCCTCGTGCTGACCGAGGACGGGAACCGCGAGCGCCTACAGGAGGTCGCGTACGGGCAGGAACACGTCACCGACGCGCCCGTCGCGATCGCGGTGCTCGCAAACACCGACCCCAGCACGCACGGCGAGGCCGTCGCCGAGGACCAACTCCGGAAGGGCTACCTCCCCACCGAGGAGGCAAAGGAGAACCTCCTCGAGACGTTCGAGGGGATGGCCGAGCGCGACGAGGAGACCAACCGGACCTGGGCCACCAACAGCACCGCGCTGGCGGCGATGACCCTGATGCACGCCGCGCGTGCCCAAGGCCTGTCGACCTGCCCCATCGGCGGCTTCGACCCCGATGCGTTGCACGACGCGTTCGACATCGACGAGCAGTACGAGCCCGTGATGCTGGTCACGATGGGTCACGCCGCGCCCAACGCCGAGGACACCAACAGCCCGCGGAAGTTCCGCCGCACCGTCGACGACATCGTCCACCGCGAGGAGTTCGAGCCGACGGCGGCCGAACTCGACGACGAGCCGGTGACGGAAAGCTACGCGACGCAGTAA
- a CDS encoding universal stress protein codes for MTKRILVAYDGTPQAEEALEFVAEEWGEHDITLLYVINPVEAGYSAGVGIPSGGEEWFEQAQEEAAELFEEAEADFDGDLRTETAVGRPPQAIVEVAAGESEDVDAPEFDHLVIGSHGRTGVSRMILGSVAEKVVRESPIPVTVVR; via the coding sequence ATGACCAAGCGCATACTCGTCGCCTACGACGGGACGCCACAGGCCGAGGAAGCACTGGAGTTCGTCGCCGAGGAGTGGGGCGAGCACGACATCACGCTGCTGTACGTCATCAACCCAGTCGAGGCCGGCTACAGCGCCGGCGTCGGGATCCCCAGCGGCGGCGAGGAGTGGTTCGAGCAGGCACAGGAGGAGGCCGCGGAACTGTTCGAGGAGGCGGAAGCCGACTTCGACGGCGACCTCCGCACCGAGACCGCCGTGGGTCGCCCGCCACAAGCCATCGTCGAGGTCGCCGCCGGCGAGAGCGAGGACGTCGACGCGCCCGAGTTCGACCACCTCGTCATCGGTAGCCACGGCCGCACCGGCGTCTCGCGGATGATCCTGGGCAGCGTCGCGGAGAAGGTGGTCCGGGAGTCGCCCATCCCGGTCACCGTCGTCCGCTGA
- a CDS encoding PQQ-binding-like beta-propeller repeat protein codes for MTYSRRTVLRGLSAAAFAGAAIGAETRTVEATDHPWSQTNRGPRQTTYRAAAGGPVDRGFAWEQTDRSGTGPSGFARMGVTDGEQAYLAGEGLYALDPTTGEIAWNALTDEDTTTRAPPLVRDETLYYAVDGGEFGALDTANGDSRWTLSLHEEAKPWGLTSRGGTVYVSGYLLGDSSRNGYLAAVDTTEQDVEWEATPADWISPMAVGPDRLFGTVNFGSFQARDRSTGERLWQVEFPSEGIVYAPALGEEGCFVPRQGGLTLVSRDGEPLWNASTQGYGPDSPVLTDELAIVAYTNGPSKATARLTAFERTTGEVRWTVQADERSFRKPVAVGDTVYVGARSGRLFAYAVDSGERRWVAESDVTHPTASLIVGDTAVVATQTGGTVYGLRADGTELPNATVDGPDTALAGREVTFDASGSTDPDGSVERYEWTIYRSPRYGDEYEEVGTATGETLTRTFDKEGRYDLLLRAVDDEGLSARVQHRIDVQPIRLELSRESLVPESGLVERLPGVPFTATFAVRNNGGRAVNATLSLSLPDSLPVQEHTDADGTWTGGGWEWESIAPGGSQTVSLTLAPPENADTGQHSVGATLRTDPGGTLAEQEYRLTIVGEATTVRDQFVGDDGSVTATQVQQALAYWEADQIVGGTGGETVSDQLLLELIRMYRNGGGA; via the coding sequence ATGACGTATTCGAGACGTACGGTTCTCCGCGGGTTGAGCGCGGCAGCGTTCGCTGGGGCAGCGATCGGTGCCGAAACCCGAACCGTCGAGGCGACGGACCACCCGTGGTCACAGACCAATCGCGGCCCCCGGCAGACGACGTATCGGGCGGCGGCCGGCGGGCCGGTCGACCGTGGGTTCGCGTGGGAACAGACGGACCGATCGGGGACAGGGCCTAGTGGGTTCGCCCGGATGGGCGTTACCGACGGCGAACAGGCCTACTTGGCTGGCGAGGGGCTCTACGCGCTCGATCCAACGACGGGCGAGATCGCCTGGAACGCGCTGACCGACGAGGATACGACGACGCGGGCACCGCCGCTGGTCCGTGACGAGACCCTGTATTACGCCGTCGATGGCGGGGAGTTCGGTGCGCTCGACACCGCCAACGGTGATTCCCGGTGGACGCTCTCGCTGCACGAGGAGGCGAAGCCGTGGGGGCTGACCAGTCGCGGTGGCACGGTGTACGTCAGCGGCTACCTGCTCGGCGACAGCAGCCGTAACGGCTACCTCGCCGCCGTCGACACGACGGAACAGGACGTCGAGTGGGAGGCGACGCCGGCTGACTGGATCTCCCCGATGGCCGTGGGACCGGATCGGCTGTTCGGGACCGTCAACTTCGGCTCGTTCCAAGCGCGCGACCGCTCGACCGGCGAACGCCTGTGGCAGGTCGAGTTCCCGAGCGAGGGGATCGTGTACGCGCCCGCGCTGGGCGAGGAAGGCTGTTTCGTCCCGCGACAGGGGGGCCTCACACTGGTCTCCCGCGACGGCGAGCCGTTGTGGAACGCGTCGACCCAGGGCTACGGGCCCGATTCGCCGGTACTCACCGACGAACTCGCTATCGTCGCCTACACGAACGGCCCGTCGAAGGCGACGGCTCGGCTCACGGCGTTCGAGCGCACGACTGGCGAGGTACGCTGGACCGTTCAGGCGGACGAACGGTCGTTCCGAAAGCCCGTCGCCGTGGGCGACACCGTCTACGTCGGCGCTCGCAGCGGGCGGCTGTTCGCGTACGCGGTGGACTCCGGCGAGCGCCGTTGGGTTGCCGAGAGCGACGTAACCCACCCGACCGCCTCGCTGATCGTCGGCGACACTGCCGTCGTGGCCACCCAAACGGGCGGGACGGTCTACGGCCTGAGGGCCGACGGTACGGAACTCCCGAACGCGACCGTCGACGGCCCCGACACGGCCCTGGCCGGCCGTGAGGTGACGTTCGACGCCAGCGGGTCGACGGACCCTGACGGCTCGGTCGAGCGCTACGAGTGGACGATCTACCGGAGTCCTCGGTACGGTGACGAGTACGAGGAAGTCGGGACGGCGACGGGCGAGACGCTGACACGAACGTTCGACAAGGAAGGACGCTACGACCTGCTCCTCCGGGCCGTCGACGACGAGGGGCTGTCGGCCAGGGTGCAGCACCGAATCGACGTCCAGCCCATCCGCCTGGAACTGAGCCGTGAGAGCCTCGTCCCGGAGAGCGGACTGGTCGAGCGACTCCCCGGCGTGCCGTTCACCGCGACGTTCGCCGTCAGGAACAACGGCGGACGGGCGGTGAACGCGACCCTCTCCCTGTCGCTGCCGGACTCGCTACCCGTCCAGGAGCACACCGACGCCGACGGGACGTGGACTGGCGGCGGGTGGGAGTGGGAGTCGATCGCTCCCGGCGGGTCCCAGACCGTGTCGCTGACGCTGGCGCCGCCGGAAAACGCCGATACGGGCCAGCACTCGGTCGGGGCGACGCTCCGGACCGACCCCGGCGGTACGCTCGCGGAACAGGAGTATCGACTCACCATCGTCGGCGAGGCGACGACGGTCCGTGACCAGTTCGTCGGCGACGACGGTAGCGTCACCGCCACGCAGGTCCAGCAGGCGCTCGCCTACTGGGAGGCCGACCAGATCGTCGGCGGCACCGGCGGGGAGACGGTGAGCGACCAGCTACTACTCGAACTCATTCGGATGTACCGTAACGGGGGTGGTGCCTGA
- a CDS encoding ATP-binding protein: MSDSGDLGDFTDFDGGDDDPAANGAGDDAGTADGAASVGGDTGDADTDADFERYDAEPAGSDAGLGTVSVSQGLRVSQDGDETRLRAFITTGNRESVRLGSYLLVPYPDDETLFCSIAALEYAQEFQSDDATEIHARRQMRREGFEERDYKFMAELEPVAVIYEEGGELKRRMTDRVPKPGALAREAADEEQIKTGLKIPGDGVFLGHLSVGGEKVRTAAEPPTVDYRVKDDYAEGDPLVFRHTLVAGGTGSGKTHASKNVLRQYLAEDRSYPMDDGRAVSPAVVQFDPQDEYAQMHDDNPGMSDQFARQLDREGIAHGGHDDTIALVPVEDGVSYGGENHRAEQVRFTIPFSVVDEYDMPWLVAGGGLNDNQYPALLTLLNRFFSDYGHNGTYQQFLSYLDDPGLQEELHESGRVHEATFDAVKRRVRGIPNGIFDQDARPITELDHELVRPGGLTVVPTYHLSTSRAKEMFVLAVSSLLVDDKLSNSPNSERIKETPLVLGMDEAHNFLSNADNVQAQKVVQKFTEAAKQGRKERLGLFLITQDPQDIAEPVFKQVNSKVVLNLGDEDAISSVNIPSALAQKVPYMEKGQMVVYSPDNSEPVELIGLSECVTRHGE; encoded by the coding sequence ATGAGCGATTCGGGTGACCTCGGGGACTTCACCGACTTCGACGGCGGCGACGACGACCCGGCCGCGAACGGCGCCGGAGACGATGCCGGGACGGCCGACGGCGCCGCGAGCGTCGGCGGCGACACCGGCGACGCCGACACCGACGCCGACTTCGAGCGCTACGACGCCGAACCGGCCGGCAGCGACGCGGGCCTCGGGACCGTCTCGGTGTCACAGGGCCTCCGTGTCTCACAGGACGGCGACGAGACGCGGCTGCGGGCGTTCATCACGACCGGGAACCGAGAGTCCGTCCGGCTCGGGAGCTACCTGCTCGTCCCCTACCCCGACGACGAGACGCTGTTCTGTTCGATCGCCGCCCTGGAGTACGCCCAGGAGTTCCAGTCCGACGACGCAACCGAGATCCACGCCCGCCGGCAGATGCGCCGCGAGGGGTTCGAGGAGCGCGACTACAAGTTCATGGCCGAGTTGGAGCCGGTCGCCGTCATCTACGAGGAGGGCGGCGAACTCAAGCGACGGATGACCGACCGCGTGCCCAAGCCCGGCGCGCTCGCCCGCGAGGCCGCCGACGAGGAGCAGATCAAGACCGGCCTGAAGATCCCCGGCGACGGCGTGTTCCTCGGACACCTCTCCGTTGGCGGGGAGAAGGTCCGTACCGCGGCGGAGCCTCCGACCGTCGACTACCGCGTGAAGGACGACTACGCCGAGGGCGACCCGCTCGTGTTCCGCCACACGCTCGTCGCCGGCGGCACCGGATCGGGGAAGACTCACGCCTCGAAGAACGTCCTGCGGCAGTATCTCGCCGAGGACCGATCCTACCCGATGGACGACGGCCGGGCGGTCTCGCCCGCGGTGGTCCAGTTCGACCCGCAGGACGAGTACGCCCAGATGCACGACGACAACCCCGGGATGAGCGACCAGTTCGCTCGGCAGCTCGACCGGGAGGGGATCGCCCACGGCGGCCACGACGACACCATCGCGCTGGTCCCCGTCGAGGACGGCGTGAGCTACGGCGGCGAGAACCACCGCGCCGAGCAGGTGCGCTTCACCATCCCGTTCTCGGTCGTCGACGAGTACGATATGCCGTGGCTCGTCGCCGGCGGCGGCTTGAACGACAACCAGTACCCCGCGCTCCTGACGCTGCTCAACCGCTTCTTCAGCGACTACGGCCACAACGGAACCTACCAGCAGTTCCTCAGCTACCTCGACGACCCGGGGCTACAGGAGGAACTTCACGAGTCGGGCCGGGTCCACGAGGCCACCTTCGACGCCGTCAAGCGCCGCGTTCGGGGAATCCCCAACGGCATCTTCGATCAGGACGCCCGACCGATCACCGAACTGGACCACGAACTGGTCCGCCCCGGCGGCCTGACGGTCGTGCCGACCTACCACCTCTCGACCTCGCGGGCCAAGGAGATGTTCGTCCTCGCGGTCTCCTCGCTGCTCGTCGACGACAAGCTCTCGAACTCCCCGAACAGCGAGCGCATCAAGGAGACGCCGCTGGTGCTCGGGATGGACGAGGCCCACAACTTCCTCTCGAACGCCGACAACGTACAGGCCCAGAAGGTCGTCCAGAAGTTCACCGAGGCCGCCAAACAGGGCCGGAAGGAGCGCCTCGGTCTGTTCCTGATCACGCAGGACCCACAGGACATCGCCGAGCCGGTGTTCAAACAGGTGAACTCGAAGGTCGTGCTCAACCTCGGCGACGAGGACGCCATCTCCTCGGTCAACATCCCCTCGGCGTTGGCCCAGAAGGTGCCCTACATGGAGAAGGGCCAGATGGTGGTCTACTCGCCGGACAACTCCGAGCCGGTGGAGCTGATCGGGCTCTCGGAGTGTGTCACTCGCCACGGCGAGTGA
- a CDS encoding DUF7113 family protein, with amino-acid sequence MIHVHGSGGGTALTGTVFERGEEPPSYKGAPDEDAAYVWVCDAFYEVESGGSPIEIDGEEIRIAFESPMARGFDTREGALDAAREHIRTQFARIGVDDVEIEIEEEQAA; translated from the coding sequence ATGATCCACGTCCACGGCAGCGGCGGCGGGACGGCCCTCACCGGCACGGTGTTCGAGCGCGGCGAGGAGCCGCCGTCCTACAAGGGTGCACCGGACGAGGACGCCGCCTACGTCTGGGTTTGTGACGCCTTCTACGAGGTCGAGAGCGGCGGCTCGCCGATCGAGATCGACGGTGAGGAGATCCGGATCGCCTTCGAGTCGCCGATGGCTCGCGGCTTCGATACGCGCGAGGGGGCCCTCGACGCCGCCCGCGAGCACATCCGGACCCAGTTCGCCCGCATCGGCGTCGACGACGTGGAGATCGAGATCGAGGAGGAGCAGGCAGCCTAA